Within Paralichthys olivaceus isolate ysfri-2021 chromosome 19, ASM2471397v2, whole genome shotgun sequence, the genomic segment GGGAATTTTTGGGCCCCCTGGACTAGAACTGACATTTGGCACCTGACATGATCATCAGGATTCCTTCCAGTTTGAACCCCCATGGATCATTGCCATTATTCCCCCACCTGTTGTGTTCCCTAATACATGGCAAATTCTTCAGGAGCCAAAGAGAGGGATAAAAACAAGCTTTATCCTTACTTCACCTTCAGGCAGGAAGAGCAGGATGGCAACACCAGTGtggttctgaaaaacaaaatggacGAGACTGCTGTCATCACATGTTACATGAGGAAATATATTTAGTGGTGGTTAAACCAGGACATAAAGCAGCATGGAAAGGTGTTTCACATCCCCTCCCTCTACTCGTGTGACCTTAAAGCTCAATGTAAACCTTGTTGAATTCTAAATCCCACAGCTTCATAGATGTTTACACTGTAGACTTCTTGCCCATAGctgattattttattacatgATCGCAATTTAAATGTCCACCAGCTTTCATGGCTTTCAATCGTATATCATGGTGCGGCTCAGCTGTCCTTAGAAATGAACGCTTCATGTCCACAAGCTGCAATACACATACGAACAGTAGGGGCAGTATAGAGACCGTATCGCAGAAGTAACCACAAGCTAACTtccatgtttttaatttcagaatGCAAATCCGTAAGTTCCATGTGGTTTGAGTTCTGGTGTGCCCCTAATTATAATACtataattaaatcaaacatttcatatttttgtttatttattttaatatatcctGAAACAAATCCACACTGTAACTCACCTTCTCCAGGGACTAAAGCAGACAGTGGTGTGTTATGGGTAATGTCGTCTCCAGTGTTGAACCTTGTCACAGTTCCTTGAATGTGAATGCAGCTGCGGAAAGTGCTGagctttttttctgtgcttTTGGTTACCTTGGCAACAAATGatgtggggaggagaggaaatcaacagcgcaaataaaaaacaaacaaacaagggaTGATGTAATTGAGGGAGATGCACATCACAGAACgaagaaaagagtaaaaagaaaGACTAGTTTGAAGATGGTGGCGTAAGAGAGGGACGAGAATAACACGAGTATGAGGATGAGCAAAATGATGGGCTGGAACATCTGGGTGACAAACCATAACGGGTGAAAAGAGACAGGTTGGTTTAgatgagaaaaaggaggagacagagtcaGCATTGAATTGTATGAGACAAAAGCCATCATGAAACTCATATTCATCTTAAGTCTTTCTCTCACCGACAGTGGCTCCTCTGTATCTCTGTCCTCCAGCCTCGGCACTTCCAGTCTGTCTATAAAGGCCTGCAGCTCTTTTCTGAAGGCCTTCATCTGTGCGTTAATGCGATACAGCAACTCGTGTTCCCTGATCCTGCTCCCATCTTCCTCCCCACCCTCGTCCCCTGCTCTCCCGAGCATCAGGTCGCCATTAGAAACGAAAACCCTCGCCTCTGAGATGATAGTGGCCGTGTCTGCAATGAGCCGGTCGATGGTGCGAATGAGCCTTTCTGCTTCCATGCGGATGTCAATCATTTGCTGCCTGTCTCGCAGGCTGCACCGGCCACTAGGTAGAAAGCGGGCCAATGGAGAGGAGGCAGCGCCCTCGGGCCCGGTGGGCGTGTAGAGGCCCCGCGTGGGTGTCAGGCAACGGCTGCTGCCGTTAGTGTTTCTGACCTCGTCCGAGTCACTTTCCCCGCCCACAGGGCCCTCTCGTTTGCGGTGGGGTGGGAGGaggcgggaggaggaggagtcttcATCGCTCTCACGGCGGCCGCTTGTTGCACCACCAGCATCGCTCTCTGCGTCACTGTCTCGTGGGCTGGGCCGCAGGGAGAGGTGGGAGGCCAGGTCATAACGCTGCATGTTGGAGAGAAGCACACGGTTCTCGTACTGCAGCTGCATTACCTGAAGAAAGAGATGCGcagaaacaacattttgtaATCAGACTTTTACATGATTATACATCAGCATTAACTGGCTTTCGGATATTCTTGTCTTCTAATATAACCAGTATAATCATACCTTTCCACTGAGGTCATTAATCTGTAGCCTCGCTgccttcagctcctcctgcagggcTTCTGCCTTTGCTACATCAATCCCCGACCCCCCTGATATTCCTCCGCCGTGCCTGCTGCCCCCGTCGTGGGTTCCCGCTTTGAACCGTAACTTGTTCAGCTCTGCAGTCACCCTCTTGTTCTGGTCCTCGGCATCAGCCAGGTTCCTCCTGAGCAGCTCAGCCTCGTCCTCcaccagctgcagctgctgtcgaAGCTCCGTCAGATCATCCCCCAGGCCTCGCCCTGCGCCCGGCCCACCCATCACCCCACTCTCAGAGCTCCCggctccctctccctcaccacGGAGGTCATCGAGCTCGGCCCTCAGGCCTCGGTTCTCAACCTgtgggaaagagggagagtggTTAAAATATCAAATCACCTCCATTCAAAAATCCCACATAGCATTGTCCACTCTTACCTCCAGCTCCACTATCTTCCTCCCAAGGATGTTGGCCTCCTCTTCTACCAGGCGGAGCCGAAGCTTCAGTTCGGACTCACGGGTGGTGGGTGGTCCCCCAGCCTCTCCCTTAGGATGGGTGCTGTCCAGTTCCCCATAGAAGGAGCGGTACTTCTGCAGCTCTTGCTCCAGTCGGTCCTTCTCTTTGTCAATCTTGGCAGTCTTCTTCCTCATGAGCACGGCTTCCTCTTTGATAAATGCTAGCTGGCACTTGAGGTCCTCGTTGTCctcctggagcacagagagcaaaaactaatgtgtatttaaattgaattaaatataaatagaaacTTAATCCTAAAGTTCAGAGGGTCGCTCAATGCAATAAGACATAAAGACAGAAGCACTTAAGATTAAAGAGAAGATTTTGTGCCACCACGCTTCTGAGCCAAAAAACGTTATCTCTGTTTGACATTTCCTAACTCTTAAGCTGCTGGATTCATGCAAACTCTGtgctttgatttaaatattcttCCAAATGACTGGAGCACTTGCTTTGGCCTGttgtgaaaaatgtaatatctgACAAAAGGAC encodes:
- the LOC109632467 gene encoding microtubule cross-linking factor 3-like; translated protein: MGWRLLPGLTYVLTSDDPCPCSAWWCPPCLRASLHNAARMKSAAGGAADPPTASSDNNAGRRRRRQQQHRAPSPATAQEGATKRASIHPGRCRSPLTAGRSSDIGVKESQRAADEREREPESRGSAAVQPDGAEAGVVTPSRADAVVEDPAHPPSPARRPALHPSRVDGDSGQRLLSSASPGKVKQAGGGIHHRGRGGLSAGGLSGLGLGLWRGRCLQAELIHFHLHKRLKRSAARMQTKADNAGREEAAQGEPEPAAEATEAGCVTQQEDQAYLDEMERLLDENDDLKCEIEEMRTEMDEMRDTFYEEDTCQLQEMRRELERANKNCRILQYRLRKAERKRLRYAQTGEIDEELLRSLEQDLKVAKDVSVRLHHELEKVEEKRTKTEEENEKLRQKLIEVEVTKQALQNELDKTKESQKRRGSKDVLKTDKKAAQTPTEEDNEDLKCQLAFIKEEAVLMRKKTAKIDKEKDRLEQELQKYRSFYGELDSTHPKGEAGGPPTTRESELKLRLRLVEEEANILGRKIVELEVENRGLRAELDDLRGEGEGAGSSESGVMGGPGAGRGLGDDLTELRQQLQLVEDEAELLRRNLADAEDQNKRVTAELNKLRFKAGTHDGGSRHGGGISGGSGIDVAKAEALQEELKAARLQINDLSGKVMQLQYENRVLLSNMQRYDLASHLSLRPSPRDSDAESDAGGATSGRRESDEDSSSSRLLPPHRKREGPVGGESDSDEVRNTNGSSRCLTPTRGLYTPTGPEGAASSPLARFLPSGRCSLRDRQQMIDIRMEAERLIRTIDRLIADTATIISEARVFVSNGDLMLGRAGDEGGEEDGSRIREHELLYRINAQMKAFRKELQAFIDRLEVPRLEDRDTEEPLSMFQPIILLILILVLFSSLSYATIFKLVFLFTLFFVL